One window of Novosphingobium sp. P6W genomic DNA carries:
- a CDS encoding class I SAM-dependent methyltransferase, which yields MTPNTRFPRLAEAAVDTLLASVQGNAIAMINCARTLLRENDQQERARAVCREALALAPTNAEAHALARPILSEGIGSWYFTMVLDTYRHELYARALRRVLANGGVVLDIGAGTGVFAMLAVQAGASHVIACERDPEVARAASEIIARNGFADRITLLPIDSRELNLGRDLPEPADVLLWDNLANNFLGAGCAATLADAKARLLRPGAPVLPGRAELLVAPVTDLEASQHCMGIVDGLDMTPFNALRGTDFTLGRDKFALRSEPVTLFDFDVTGPEPIRPDRSSAPVSLTAGQVDGVAQWLRFHLADDIAYDTLGEEVRAFGAQFHVVDPFEAAENQEVRLHGAHDTIDTWFWIEP from the coding sequence GTGACGCCGAATACCCGGTTCCCGCGCCTGGCCGAAGCGGCGGTCGACACCCTGCTCGCCTCCGTCCAGGGCAATGCGATCGCGATGATCAACTGCGCCCGCACGCTGCTGCGGGAAAACGACCAGCAGGAACGCGCCCGCGCCGTTTGCCGTGAGGCGCTGGCCCTCGCGCCGACGAACGCCGAAGCCCACGCACTGGCGCGGCCGATCCTGTCCGAAGGGATCGGCAGCTGGTATTTCACCATGGTTCTCGACACGTATCGGCACGAACTTTACGCGCGGGCCCTGCGCCGGGTGCTGGCAAACGGCGGTGTCGTGCTGGATATCGGCGCCGGAACCGGGGTTTTCGCCATGCTGGCCGTGCAGGCCGGCGCCAGCCATGTCATCGCCTGCGAACGCGATCCCGAAGTGGCCCGCGCAGCAAGCGAGATCATCGCGCGCAATGGCTTTGCCGACAGGATAACCCTCCTGCCGATAGATTCGCGCGAACTGAACCTGGGCCGCGACCTGCCCGAACCTGCCGACGTGCTTTTGTGGGACAACCTCGCCAACAACTTCCTCGGGGCGGGCTGCGCTGCGACGCTGGCGGATGCCAAGGCCCGGCTGCTGAGGCCCGGCGCACCCGTGCTGCCGGGCCGGGCGGAACTGCTCGTCGCCCCCGTCACCGACCTTGAAGCCTCGCAGCACTGCATGGGCATCGTCGATGGACTGGACATGACCCCGTTCAACGCGCTGCGCGGCACCGACTTCACGCTTGGCCGCGATAAGTTCGCATTGCGCAGCGAGCCTGTCACGCTGTTCGATTTCGACGTCACGGGCCCCGAACCGATCCGCCCCGATCGATCCAGCGCCCCTGTATCGCTGACCGCCGGGCAAGTGGACGGCGTAGCGCAGTGGTTGCGTTTCCATCTTGCGGACGATATCGCCTACGATACGCTGGGCGAGGAAGTGCGCGCTTTCGGCGCGCAGTTCCACGTCGTCGATCCGTTCGAGGCGGCCGAGAACCAGGAAGTGCGCCTCCACGGCGCCCATGACACGATCGACACCTGGTTCTGGATCGAGCCGTGA
- a CDS encoding asparagine synthase-related protein, whose product MTAICTLWNRDGADATDMARPFAMASRRYGREPWRSWSGGSVLLGRCLFPLLPEDRLDEPLDNEVQRWIVAADVRLTERRDLAAQLGLDPGTMSDGAIVAAALERWGEAAFERIYGVFAVIAWDRQEHRLVLARDAMGDRPLYYHAEAGRFAAASMPDILLADPATPRTPDVEQYRQFLRMNSFAPGRSAYTGIDIVRPGHMLVVSATGQQETAWWKPDLTPLLLDTQADYEDTLLQAIENAVGACLRRASGKVGAHLSAGFDSTAVATTAALALARDGQRITAFVAAPREGPVRTMATRHFADESHVAARTAAMHGNMDLVRVVPGQGPLAGLDRTRALYPSPIINLCNLPWFEEINDTARDHGVSVLLHGLMGNSSISESGIWALRELARQRRFKLWLRTARGLVRGGWMRWRGVLFNTVEDLLPDRLWRWGMALSGRTIENDRDMSLLTDSAYDEAAQAHCQAAAEAGEPVPDAGPFGRERGLSSVECRLISTRTNGAGDQYKAMLAEWGLDLRDPTADRRLFELALRIPVERLVWNGEPRAILRRVLADRAPPEVLDNRQRGYQGADWAQAICQDRQAFIDEMERLELYEPTAAFLDTAKVRRLIADLPEDGSADWDSDEAENSYRLACLLTISAASHMRSIARSNL is encoded by the coding sequence GTGACCGCCATTTGCACGCTCTGGAACCGCGACGGCGCCGACGCCACGGACATGGCCCGGCCATTCGCCATGGCATCCCGGCGCTATGGCCGCGAGCCTTGGCGTTCATGGTCCGGCGGTTCGGTGCTGCTGGGCAGGTGCCTGTTCCCGCTCCTGCCTGAGGACCGGCTGGACGAACCTCTCGACAACGAGGTGCAGCGCTGGATCGTCGCCGCCGATGTGCGGCTGACCGAGCGCCGCGACCTTGCGGCCCAACTGGGTCTCGATCCGGGTACGATGTCGGACGGCGCGATCGTGGCCGCAGCGCTCGAACGCTGGGGCGAGGCTGCGTTCGAACGGATCTACGGCGTCTTCGCGGTGATCGCCTGGGACAGGCAGGAACACCGCCTGGTCCTTGCCCGCGACGCCATGGGGGACCGCCCCCTCTATTATCACGCCGAGGCAGGACGCTTTGCCGCAGCCTCCATGCCGGACATCCTCCTCGCCGATCCGGCCACACCCCGCACTCCCGATGTCGAGCAGTACCGCCAGTTCCTGCGCATGAACTCGTTCGCGCCCGGGCGCTCGGCCTATACAGGCATCGATATCGTGCGCCCGGGGCACATGCTGGTGGTTTCCGCCACTGGCCAGCAGGAAACCGCGTGGTGGAAACCCGACCTCACGCCGCTTCTGCTCGATACCCAGGCCGATTACGAAGACACCCTGTTGCAGGCGATCGAAAACGCCGTGGGCGCCTGCCTGCGCCGCGCATCCGGCAAGGTCGGCGCGCACCTGAGCGCGGGCTTCGACAGTACCGCCGTCGCCACCACCGCGGCCCTCGCCCTGGCCCGCGACGGCCAGCGCATAACCGCCTTCGTCGCGGCGCCGCGCGAAGGCCCGGTGCGCACGATGGCCACGCGCCACTTTGCCGACGAATCGCATGTCGCGGCCCGCACTGCCGCCATGCACGGCAACATGGACCTCGTGCGCGTCGTACCCGGACAAGGCCCGCTGGCCGGGCTCGACCGCACCCGCGCCCTTTATCCCTCGCCCATAATCAACTTGTGCAACCTGCCCTGGTTCGAGGAAATCAACGACACGGCGCGCGACCATGGGGTCAGCGTCCTGCTGCATGGCCTCATGGGTAACAGCTCGATCAGCGAATCCGGCATCTGGGCGCTGCGCGAACTGGCTCGGCAGCGCCGTTTCAAGCTGTGGCTGCGCACCGCTCGCGGATTGGTGCGCGGCGGCTGGATGCGCTGGCGCGGCGTGCTGTTCAACACGGTAGAAGACCTGCTGCCAGACCGGCTCTGGCGCTGGGGCATGGCGCTTTCGGGCCGCACGATCGAGAACGACCGCGACATGTCGCTGCTCACCGACAGCGCGTATGACGAAGCCGCGCAGGCGCATTGCCAGGCAGCGGCAGAGGCCGGGGAACCGGTCCCCGACGCCGGACCATTCGGGCGCGAGCGGGGTCTCTCCAGCGTCGAATGCCGCCTGATCAGCACACGCACCAATGGCGCCGGCGACCAGTACAAGGCGATGCTGGCCGAATGGGGCCTGGACCTGCGCGACCCTACCGCCGACCGCAGGCTATTCGAACTGGCCTTGCGCATTCCGGTCGAACGGCTGGTCTGGAACGGTGAGCCGCGCGCGATCCTGCGCCGCGTGCTGGCTGACCGCGCTCCGCCCGAAGTGCTCGATAACCGCCAGCGCGGCTATCAGGGCGCCGACTGGGCCCAGGCGATCTGTCAGGACCGGCAGGCCTTCATCGACGAGATGGAACGGCTTGAACTGTACGAACCCACTGCCGCCTTTCTCGACACCGCCAAAGTTCGCCGCCTGATCGCCGACCTGCCCGAAGACGGCTCGGCCGATTGGGACAGCGACGAAGCCGAAAACAGTTACCGCCTGGCCTGCCTGCTCACGATCTCGGCGGCCAGCCACATGCGAAGCATCGCAAGGAGCAATCTGTGA
- a CDS encoding lasso peptide biosynthesis B2 protein, with product MNQDDLASLRTKFGRFDWEERRALVEAMVLLLLAAPLVRFLPLALIGRIAAAGPFGKAPATTDRTEVLTWMVAWAVDRAAKRSPLRALCFEQGLAAQIMLRRRGIDSTLFYGVMPASGTSRPIRAHVWIETERFPVIGDPEPGGFALLATWPQGRRAVWAQCRS from the coding sequence GTGAACCAGGACGACCTTGCTTCCCTGCGCACGAAGTTCGGTCGTTTCGACTGGGAAGAGAGGCGCGCGCTGGTGGAAGCGATGGTGCTGCTGCTACTTGCCGCCCCGCTGGTGCGGTTCCTGCCGCTCGCGCTGATCGGGCGGATCGCCGCAGCCGGCCCTTTCGGCAAGGCGCCTGCCACGACCGACCGCACCGAGGTGCTGACGTGGATGGTCGCATGGGCGGTCGACCGCGCGGCCAAGCGCAGCCCCTTGCGCGCCTTGTGCTTCGAGCAGGGCCTGGCCGCGCAGATCATGCTGCGCCGGCGCGGGATCGATTCGACGCTGTTCTACGGCGTCATGCCAGCATCCGGTACATCGCGGCCGATCCGTGCCCATGTCTGGATCGAGACAGAACGCTTTCCCGTTATCGGCGATCCCGAGCCGGGCGGCTTCGCGCTTCTCGCCACATGGCCGCAAGGGCGCCGCGCCGTCTGGGCACAATGCCGGTCATGA
- a CDS encoding nucleotidyltransferase family protein, producing the protein MTAPPGTLVLCPEFAFLLHATRWPHDAKAIETIRHAAAAIRDPARLIALARRHHVTGLVARAVGHCEGLADTPLRRELRQDALDLAEEQFRQLLQTRQTVAALRAHDVPVAVLKGAPAALTIYGEVGVRTSIDIDLLIARKDLERAHEVLSQVGYERSEPPCDATARQLGAVSRYGKDWAYDHEHSDTGIELHWRLFQNPRLLGHVGVGDAVDAVVSPGITLPVLPRDLGTLYLTAHGAEHAWSRLKWLADLAAVLRQEPGAADRLVTDAAANGIEHMTMAALLLCHELYAAPLPEKDCTALAQEWRTRKLLDIARASLIGEQDGTELEDRAMATTRKNLGHYLFSSDPRYWWRELTYDLFHDAGADHSRSLAGRVIKRIVNVMRLPSARAAS; encoded by the coding sequence ATGACGGCACCTCCCGGCACGCTTGTCCTGTGCCCCGAATTCGCATTCCTGCTTCATGCCACGCGCTGGCCGCACGATGCCAAGGCGATCGAGACCATCCGGCATGCCGCAGCGGCCATTCGCGATCCTGCCCGGCTTATCGCCCTGGCCCGGCGCCACCATGTGACAGGACTGGTGGCCCGTGCGGTCGGCCATTGCGAGGGTTTGGCAGATACGCCGCTGCGCCGCGAACTGCGGCAGGACGCACTGGATCTGGCGGAGGAGCAGTTCCGCCAGCTTTTGCAGACCCGGCAGACCGTGGCGGCTCTGCGGGCGCACGATGTTCCCGTGGCGGTGCTCAAAGGCGCGCCTGCCGCGCTCACCATCTACGGCGAGGTCGGGGTTCGAACCAGCATCGACATCGACCTGCTGATTGCCCGCAAGGATCTGGAACGCGCGCACGAGGTACTGTCGCAGGTCGGCTACGAACGCAGCGAGCCGCCTTGTGATGCAACGGCGCGGCAGCTTGGCGCGGTGTCACGGTACGGCAAGGACTGGGCTTACGACCATGAGCATAGCGACACCGGCATAGAACTGCACTGGCGCCTGTTCCAGAACCCGCGCCTGCTCGGCCATGTCGGGGTGGGCGATGCGGTCGATGCCGTGGTCTCCCCCGGCATTACCCTGCCTGTCCTGCCGCGCGACCTGGGTACGCTCTACCTCACGGCGCACGGAGCGGAACATGCCTGGTCGCGCCTGAAATGGCTGGCAGACCTTGCCGCCGTGTTGCGGCAGGAACCCGGCGCCGCCGACCGTCTGGTCACCGACGCCGCAGCCAACGGCATCGAACACATGACGATGGCCGCGCTGCTGCTTTGCCATGAACTCTACGCCGCGCCCTTGCCTGAAAAGGACTGCACGGCGCTGGCGCAGGAATGGCGAACCCGCAAGCTGCTGGACATCGCGCGCGCCAGCTTGATCGGCGAACAGGATGGGACCGAGCTGGAGGACCGCGCTATGGCGACCACGCGCAAGAACCTTGGCCATTACCTGTTTTCCAGCGATCCGCGCTACTGGTGGCGCGAACTGACGTACGACCTGTTCCACGATGCCGGCGCCGACCATTCCCGCAGCCTGGCCGGGCGCGTGATCAAGCGGATCGTCAACGTCATGCGCCTGCCCTCGGCCCGTGCGGCATCCTGA
- a CDS encoding PqqD family protein, with product MTALITSAETFTKNPTTATAEVDGQLVALDIQAGVCFGLNEVATRIWKLLDEHHDVAGLCDALLDIYDVDRATCEEETLALLRELVDAGLVGRA from the coding sequence ATGACCGCTCTGATTACGAGTGCCGAAACTTTCACAAAGAATCCGACAACCGCCACGGCGGAGGTCGACGGGCAGTTGGTCGCTCTCGACATCCAGGCAGGCGTCTGTTTCGGCCTCAACGAGGTCGCCACCCGGATCTGGAAGCTGCTTGACGAGCATCATGACGTAGCCGGACTGTGCGACGCCCTTCTGGATATCTACGACGTAGACCGAGCCACCTGCGAGGAAGAAACGCTCGCGCTGCTGCGTGAACTCGTCGACGCCGGCCTGGTCGGCAGGGCCTGA